In Yarrowia lipolytica chromosome 1F, complete sequence, a genomic segment contains:
- a CDS encoding uncharacterized protein (Compare to YALI0F13651g, weakly similar to uniprot|Q9H841 Homo sapiens Hypothetical protein FLJ13955) has protein sequence MNYALIGITTAICGNIIISVALNLQRYAHIRLEADVSSPHYTSSKVWWCGLALMTIGEAGNFLAYAFAPASVVSPLGVFAIVANCLIAPIVFKERVKWSNMMGVAVTVVGILFVVLSATSAQSDTRPVEPRDPHAMIMAALQQKSFLVYIVFVFVSATLLLHFSRQQLRQQTALFVYLGLVALFGALTALSTKAVSSLLSFAFLRALYDPLTYACAFVLAATAVFQINFLNRALQTFPSTVVIPTHFVLFTLSVIVGSAMTYHDFDGMTLGQITCFVGGCIITFGGVTVIARTAPGRPRLQQNPSYSSFSTRSPTPTESLAIPSEVSGLLEVPPDPTHQLASSAPAPHHHHHALRRTRSAHLAFDPIALGGISFFVDSAREWRSQSLGRGEREEP, from the coding sequence ATGAACTACGCTCTGATAGGCATCACGACCGCCATCTGTGGTAACATTATCATTTCGGTTGCTCTCAATCTCCAACGGTATGCGCATATTCGTCTCGAGGCCGATGTGAGTTCTCCGCATTACACCTCTTCCAAagtgtggtggtgtgggTTGGCTCTGATGACGATAGGAGAGGCAGGCAACTTTCTGGCATATGCGTTTGCACCAGCGTCGGTCGTCTCTCCACTCGGTGTGTTTGCCATTGTCGCCAATTGCCTGATTGCTCCTATCGTGTTTAAGGAGCGGGTCAAGTGGAGCAACATGATGGGGGTAGCGGTGACGGTGGTAGGCattctgtttgtggttCTGAGTGCCACAAGTGCCCAGAGCGACACACGACCGGTGGAACCACGTGATCCGCATGCCATGATAATGGCGGCTCTTCAACAGAAGTCCTTCCTCGTCtacattgtgtttgtgtttgtatCGGCAACGCTGCTGTTGCATTTCTCAAGGCAGCAGTTGCGTCAGCAGACGGCGCTCTTCGTCTACCTTGGTCTGGTGGCCCTCTTTGGCGCTCTGACTGCGCTGAGCACAAAAGCTGTGTCTTCACTGCTTTCTTTTGCATTTCTTAGGGCGCTCTACGATCCACTCACTTACGCTTGTGCGTTTGTTTTGGCTGCCACTGCTGTGTTCCAGATCAACTTTTTGAACCGAGCTCTGCAGACCTTCCCCAGCACTGTGGTGATTCCCACGCACTTCGTGCTGTTCACCTTGTCAGTCATTGTGGGCTCTGCCATGACCTATCACGACTTTGATGGCATGACTCTCGGTCAGATCACATGCTTTGTGGGGGGATGCATCATCACATTTGGAGGAGTGACTGTAATTGCGCGAACCGCTCCTGGTCGACCCAGACTGCAGCAAAACCCGAGCTATTCGAGCTTCAGCACCCGGTCACCGACACCCACAGAGTCGCTGGCGATTCCCAGCGAAGTGTCAGGTCTGTTGGAGGTACCTCCTGATCCCACTCACCAGCTGGCATCGTCTGCACCCGCGccacatcaccatcatcatgCTCTGAGAAGAACTAGGTCGGCTCATCTAGCATTTGACCCTATCGCACTTGGTGGAATCAGTTTCTTTGTCGACAGCGCGAGAGAATGGAGGAGCCAGAGCTTGGGAcgaggagagagagaggagccCTAG
- a CDS encoding uncharacterized protein (Compare to YALI0F13673g, no similarity, similar to Saccharomyces cerevisiae FUS2 (YMR232W); ancestral locus Anc_8.762), with amino-acid sequence MSVTHSAAPWPQSDDKDDGYGQACYSPMPTIPQRSRQRPNQRSIDSTQSFETAHSSVSISTRDSAVFSSNDNSTVPSPQQLDREWPDPHWDLKTPTLESFQDAFQPRTHSAGLDEPFSASIYTSNSNNYTYDTASATTETDSLRAPSIAPRIPAARLHIPPSIYVPETLPLTLNKNSSSNTSSPQLDCNIEDPFAIPQHTPYNPDRTQHRHLSHNFNLDDYRYDNYDDTRDFVLESDDTFSLTDSASLRTDDSPRTSAMPPKRRLEKELPPLPPLDHVSPSGLNKRIPPGRQQTQMNATLPPLPPKDRKQQQTQQHQRQNSQQLSIPSSPPLDVHRALQFKDPFLTPWIDKSKLRQTNENELDSMSIKANDDVGHDNDSESYLPSGYRSMDPYLRDSYMGAIQGDHMMEKSSSSSEDEIQINTANVVIIKREDERQQSTYLDPTAMADSVSSGDFSFSQFRIRVNLLRELYMSEVNYYKDLSVALKVYQRTLNSSRYRGFVCKHDKDVLFSNLDEILQVSSRLIKNIRKNCPAQILDKRYPIEGNELGLVTQDLSTQVGQVLLDSISEIELSYQTYCNDNEKQMETFYRLSQLAPPRLLIWFYNCTEYTKETTTAWTLDSLLIKPVQRLLKYPLLLKNMLSVTLASHPDYMNVRTALVEYEVVADRINNVKKLFDNNKAVQRDLPPPPSQLATPPMSPRHSQVSSASTQSPTSFYSAEPELRELKGVFERNSMGGLQPVHSHISSSHQSMLSPTSSTHFERRKASSPTELHHGGSSKHTKLAHDELFTQKLLHDQIFFDNVKSFYKHGHYIRDMFKLMTVEMAKIDDFMSSSKAMTVLYERLLPGRAQEVITLPVSDTASMHSSRSAWSARSNKSPHETLTLQHAILKQKMTARVLAPLQQMLQIYDVVRSKIKKRDRLEGYYIRYLSHEWDMRPPINLNLLGLNSDHTLVVPPNLEPTTLKRTQELADMYITSTVSLKDEFPQLFQMTQEVSKTAFATYIHIKQDWTQSFKASLPDLYI; translated from the exons ATGTCAGTGACCCACTCTGCAGCTCCATGGCCGCAATCAGACGACAAAGACGACGGATATGGCCAAGCATGCTACTCGCCCATGCCTACCATCCCACAGCGGTCTCGCCAGCGGCCCAACCAACGATCCATTGATTCCACCCAATCGTTCGAGACGGCTCACTCGTCAGTGTCCATTTCCACCAGAGATTCGGCGGTCTTTTCGAGTAACGACAACTCCACAGTCCCCTCGCCACAGCAACTGGATCGAGAGTGGCCCGACCCCCACTGGGATCTGAAGACGCCGACCTTGGAGTCGTTCCAGGACGCCTTCCAACCCAGAACACACTCCGCCGGCCTAGATGAGcccttctcagcctccaTCTACAcaagcaacagcaacaactACACATACGACACAGCATCTGCAACTACCGAGACCGACAGTCTGCGGGCGCCCTCCATTGCTCCCCGAATCCCTGCTGCTCGTCTGCACATCCCGCCTTCCATCTACGTGCCCGAAACGTTGCCTCTGACGCTCAATAAGAACAGCAGTAGCAATACCTCGAGTCCCCAGCTAGACTGCAACATTGAGGACCCGTTTGCCATCCCCCAGCACACGCCGTATAACCCGGACCGCACCCAGCATCGTCATCTGTCTCACAACTTCAATCTGGACGACTACAGATACGACAACTACGACGATACCCGCGACTTTGTTCTGGAAAGCGACGACACCTTCTCCCTTACGGACTCCGCATCTTTGAGAACCGACGATAGCCCCCGTACATCTGCCATGCCTCCCAAACGGCggttggagaaggagctccCACCTCTACCTCCACTGGATCATGTCTCACCTAGCGGCCTAAACAAGCGTATCCCCCCGGGCCGTCAACAAACCCAAATGAATGCgactcttcctcctcttccacccAAAGACCGTAAGCAACAGCAGACACAGCAACACCAACGGCAGAATTCACAGCAGCTCAGCATCCCCTCATCGCCACCTTTGGATGTGCACCGAGCTCTGCAGTTCAAAGACCCCTTTCTGACCCCCTGGATCGATAAGTCGAAACTTCGACAAACAAACGAAAACGAACTCGACAGCATGTccatcaaggccaacgaCGATGTTGGTCACGATAACGATAGCGAGAGCTACCTCCCCTCAGGCTACCGTTCCATGGACCCTTATCTACGTGACTCGTACATGGGTGCCATTCAGGGCGACCacatgatggagaagagctcgtccagctcggAGGACGAAATTCAGATTAACACCGCCAACGTGGTGATTATCAAGAGGGAGGACGAGCGACAACAGAGCACATATCTCGATCCTA ctgCCATGGCTGACTCCGTTTCTTCGGGCGACTTCTCTTTCTCACAGTTCCGTATCAGAGTCAATCTTCTTCGAGAACTGTACATGTCGGAAGTCAACTACTACAAGGACCTCAGTGTGGCTCTCAAGGTTTACCAGCGAACCCTCAACTCCTCTCGATACAGGGGCTTCGTATGTAAGCATGATAAGGACGTTTTATTTTCCAACCTTgacgagattctgcagGTCTCCAGCCGactcatcaagaacattcGAAAGAACTGTCCCGCGCAAATTCTCGACAAGCGATACCCTATCGAGGGTAATGAGCTGGGTCTAGTCACCCAGGATCTGAGTACTCAAGTGGGCCAAGTGCTATTGGACTCCATTTCCGAGATTGAGCTTTCGTACCAGACTTATTGCAACGATAACGAGAAGCAGATGGAAACGTTTTACCGACTGTCTCAGCTTGCTCCCCCTCGACTGCTCATCTGGTTCTACAACTGCACAGAGTACACCAAGGAGACTACCACAGCCTGGACTCTAGACTCATTGTTGATCAAGCCCGTCCAGCGTCTGCTCAAGTACCCCCTGCTACTCAAGAACATGCTCTCTGTGACTCTCGCCTCTCACCCCGACTATATGAACGTTCGAACAGCCCTTGTTGAGTACGAAGTTGTAGCTGACCGAATCAACAATGTCAAGAAGCTCTttgacaacaacaaggctGTCCAGCGAGACTTgccccctcctccttcccAGTTGGCCACCCCTCCCATGTCTCCTCGTCACTCTCAAGTTTCTTCCGCTTCTACACAATCTCCCACTTCTTTCTACTCTGCTGAGCCTGAGTTGCGAGAACTCAAGGGTGTGTTTGAGCGTAACAGCATGGGTGGCCTTCAGCCTGTGCATTCTCACATCTCCTCTTCTCACCAGAGCATGCTGAGTCCCACCTCTTCTACTCACTTTGAGCGAAGGaaggcttcttctcctacTGAGCTGCATCATGGGGGCTCTTCCAAGCATACCAAGCTTGCTCACGACGAGCTGTTCACCCAGAAGCTTCTCCACGACCAGATCTTCTTCGACAACGTCAAGTCTTTCTACAAGCATGGACACTACATCAGAGACATGTTCAAGCTCATGACTgtggagatggccaagattgacgaCTTCATGAGCTCATCCAAGGCCATGACTGTTCTCTACGAGCGTCTGCTTCCCGGACGAGCCCAAGAAGTCATCACTCTGCCTGTTTCAGACACTGCTTCTATGCATTCATCTCGTTCGGCCTGGTCCGCTCGGTCGAATAAGTCTCCCCACGAGACTCTGACTTTGCAGCATGCCATCCTCAAGCAGAAGATGACTGCTCGAGTCCTGGCTCCTCTCCAGCAGATGCTCCAGATCTACGACGTGGTCCGATCCAAGATCAAAAAGCGAGACCGACTGGAGGGCTACTACATCCGATACTTATCTCATGAATGGGACATGCGACCCCCCATCAAcctcaatcttcttggactcaaCTCGGATCATACTTTGGTGGTCCCCCCCAACTTGGAGCCCACCACTCTCAAGAGAACACAGGAGTTGGCTGATATGTACATTACTTCGACTGtgtctctcaaggacgagttcCCTCAGCTGTTCCAGATGACTCAAGAAGTGTCCAAAACGGCATTTGCCACCTACATCCACATCAAACAGGATTGGACCCAGAGTTTCAAGGCGTCTTTGCCTGATCTTTACATTTAA
- a CDS encoding uncharacterized protein (Compare to YALI0F13629g, uniprot|Q7Z8J5 Yarrowia lipolytica MAP kinase kinase kinase some similarities with uniprot|P23561 Saccharomyces cerevisiae YLR362w STE11 ser/thr protein kinase of the MEKK family), which yields MSEYLPPPPPLSPFSEWFEFGDTDLQIDKLQLAPDQSTATTPSTAGTTSASAPTQPPPPPPAPFISARESSMNVGPQHLPRDMGRPPQPTHSQSQPSHSQIHTQIPKHAPPPIPTLKKPPPPIRHYSSPSNGSSAANAIPGANHPPPQAQSQHSQAAQAAQQAHAALHAAQSASAPVSAVSPVSNTPLVTSWDKTKVAEWLRSLKCAEYIPMFEQNEICGEVLLEIDQKLLKDMGVVKVGDRVRINVAIKDLRSQHRKTTLQNQQPTPHQRSQHRTGKTLSYLDEQCVSPFASHGLGISSSSGTPVTPDRASSAGSDFSSHLRPQTARAPSSTTSTGDVKGILSMDQVRQGTVKFIYTMGQSKTVNISGCFNAESIIRTALKKFAIKDSPNNWCIHVSDNAFATSTRIVSDNELVTICHSPSRAERRRLMLCLNDMPPTQKQFAKSQSVLLESVDTNTNSSSSSGNYSANQPTISQLSGDYFSSDPQKMAPLPRSNLPHNSRRLQRFGHRPPSELISSNLAEYFPQAGSKVLEQTIRNSIRFSNRMSRMSTSTASNYNYNRMSIATISSFMNNEGGIGSENDSDNIPAVPEIPSDLSMPQTLTRESMQPSRTQSSSQVERGSSLRKSTASIPATLETLSQQEEAASAAASATASLVDPPHSATPSEDDMSDEQIIAMQSEAPKNWIKGTLIGQGSFGCVHLGMNSLTGELMAVKQVSLGDFSKTSHKQAMVDALQREMNLLRDFQHDNIVQYLGSSSDEEYLNIFLEYVPGGSVSSMLTKYGQFEEPLVKHFVRQILKGLDYLHSRNIIHRDIKGANVLVDNKGNVKISDFGISKKIEASSSNRQSLQGSVYWMAPEVVKQTSYTLKADIWSLGCLIVEMLTGSHPFPQFSQMQAIFKIGTSGRPDIPENCSEDTKDMLRQTFEQDYNKRPSAAELLAHEFLNT from the coding sequence ATGTCGGAGTATCTCCCGCCTCCGCCGCCGCTGTCGCCGTTTTCGGAATGGTTTGAATTCGGCGACACAGACCTGCAAATTGACAAATTGCAACTGGCACCGGACCAGAGTACCGCGACCACGCCTTCCACAGCAGGCACAACCTCCGCCTCAGCCCCCACACAACCTccgccaccaccgccaGCGCCTTTTATCTCCGCCCGCGAGTCTTCCATGAACGTGGGACCCCAACATCTTCCTAGAGACATGGGCAGACCTCCCCAGCCTACACATAGTCAGTCTCAACCATCACATTCCCAGATACACACACAGATCCCTAAGCATGCTCCCCCACCCATTCCAACGTTAAAAAAGCCGCCACCGCCCATCCGGCACTACTCGAGCCCTTCGAATGGCTCCTCGGCGGCCAATGCCATCCCGGGAGCCAATCACCCGCCCCCACAAGCCCAGAGCCAGCATTCACAGGCCGCCCAGGCCGCCCAACAAGCTCATGCGGCCCTTCATGCGGCTCAGAGCGCATCGGCACCCGTCTCGGCCGTCTCACCAGTGTCAAACACTCCATTGGTCACGTCGTGggacaagaccaaggtgGCCGAATGGCTGCGATCGCTTAAGTGTGCAGAGTACATCCCCATGTTTGAGCAGAACGAAATCTGTGGTGAAGTGCTGCTGGAAATCgaccagaagctgctcaaggacatgggTGTGGTCAAAGTGGGTGACCGGGTAAGAATCAATGTGGCCATCAAGGATTTGCGAAGCCAACATAGAAAAACCACTTTGCAGAATCAGCAACCTACCCCACACCAGCGTTCACAGCACAGAACTGGAAAAACTCTGTCATATTTGGACGAGCAATGCGTCTCCCCCTTTGCAAGCCATGGTCTTGGCATCTCGTCATCGTCAGGAACCCCAGTCACCCCAGACAGAGCATCTAGCGCTGGATCAGACTTCTCCAGCCACCTTAGACCCCAAACAGCGCGGGCTCCTTCCTCCACCACATCTACTGGCGACGTTAAGGGTATCTTGTCCATGGACCAGGTTCGACAGGGAACTGTCAAGTTCATCTACACCATGGGCCAGAGCAAGACAGTTAACATTTCAGGCTGCTTCAATGCCGAATCAATCATTCGCACGGCACTCAAGAAGTTTGCCATTAAGGATTCGCCCAACAACTGGTGTATCCATGTTTCCGATAATGCATTCGCCACATCCACCCGGATTGTGTCTGACAATGAGCTGGTGACCATCTGCCACTCTCCTTCACGTGCTGAGCGTCGTCGACTCATGCTGTGTCTCAACGACATGCCTCCCACTCAAAAGCAGTTTGCCAAGTCTCAATCTGTGTTGCTGGAGTCTgtggacacaaacacaaactcgtcttcgtcttccGGCAACTACTCGGCCAACCAGCCTACCATTTCGCAACTCTCGGGCGACTACTTTTCGTCCGACCCCCAAAAAATGGCCCCGCTGCCCCGATCCAATCTTCCCCACAATTCTCGACGACTTCAGAGATTCGGTCATCGACCTCCTTCGGAGCTCATTTCTTCCAACCTGGCAGAATATTTTCCTCAGGCAGGCTCCAAGGTGTTGGAGCAGACGATCCGAAACTCGATTCGGTTTTCCAACCGAATGTCCCGCATGAGTACCAGTACTGCgtccaactacaactacaaccgAATGAGTATTGCGACCATCTCGTCGTTCATGAACAACGAGGGCGGGATTGGCTCGGAAAACGACTCGGACAATATCCCTGCTGTTCCGGAGATTCCTTCGGATCTCTCGATGCCCCAAACTCTTACTCGAGAGTCCATGCAGCCCAGCCGAACACAGTCTTCGTCCCAGGTTGAGCGTGGAAGCTCTCTGCGAAAGAGTACAGCATCCATTCCTGCTACTCTCGAGACTCTGAGCCAGCAAGAAGAGGCtgcatcagcagcagcttcagcaACAGCTTCTCTCGTGGACCCTCCCCACAGCGCTACCCCTTCCGAGGATGACATGTCAGATGAGCAGATCATTGCAATGCAGTCTGAGGCTCCCAAGAACTGGATCAAGGGTACGTTGATTGGCCAGGGCTCGTTTGGATGTGTTCATCTTGGCATGAACAGTCTTACTGGAGAGCTTATGGCCGTCAAGCAGGTTTCTCTGGGCGACTTTTCCAAAACATCGCATAAGCAGGCCATGGTTGACGCTCTTCAGCGTGAGATGAATTTGCTACGGGATTTCCAGCATGACAACATTGTGCAGTATCTTGGTTCGTCTTCTGACGAGGAGTATCTCAACATTTTCCTCGAGTACGTTCCTGGTGGTTCCGTGTCTTCTATGCTGACCAAATATGGACAGTTTGAGGAACCTCTTGTCAAACATTTTGTGCGCCAGATTCTTAAGGGTCTCGATTACTTGCATTCTAGAAACATCATCCATCGAGACATCAAGGGCGCCAATGTGCTGGTGGACAACAAGGGAAATGTGAAGATTTCCGATTTCGGCATTTCTAAGAAGATCGAGGCTTCATCGTCCAACCGGCAGTCTCTTCAGGGCTCTGTTTACTGGATGGCCCCCGAGGTTGTCAAGCAGACGAGTTACACTCTCAAGGCCGACATTTGGAGTTTAGGGTGTCTGATTGTGGAAATGTTGACCGGCTCGCATCCGTTTCCTCAATTCAGTCAGATGCAGGCCATTTTCAAGATTGGTACCAGTGGTAGACCCGACATTCCTGAAAACTGTTCTGAGGACACTAAGGACATGCTTCGGCAGACCTTTGAGCAGGATTACAACAAGCGTCCGTCGGCCGCGGAGTTGCTGGCCCACGAGTTTTTGAATACGTGA